One Sphingopyxis macrogoltabida genomic region harbors:
- a CDS encoding dipeptidase: MHQSGRRVGMNRREALFSSLGIATAMSASTAFANQPSRRSATLQDARRLQDSTLLVDQLDGSAMTDEYLDMLESAGVDIWQGHGMSSFSNATTMLNFFDKHAKRLVLVKSVRDIRQAHQDSKIGYLVGWQSATYLTNETDEWGLPPIENLRTFWELGLRICGLIYNNTTVFGGGSLDPTLGLSRAGRRLVEQIHKQRIVLDVGGHTGDQTSYDAIAMSKGVPVICSHTNLRAIADNPRNMPDKMIEQIAASGGVIGVTAVNDFHARSRKDEKIRLTPQVGLDKHLDQYDYLKRLVGVDHIGLGCDFMYGRADLTRTNPLLWPPDAYSAVPPAEMFMVKGYEKITELPNVTQGLMQRGWTDDEIRKVLGGNWLRVYEQVWGA; the protein is encoded by the coding sequence TTGCACCAAAGCGGCAGGAGAGTAGGCATGAATCGGAGAGAGGCGCTCTTTTCTTCTCTGGGCATTGCAACGGCAATGTCGGCTTCGACCGCCTTCGCCAATCAGCCATCCCGCCGGTCCGCCACTTTGCAAGATGCGAGGCGGCTCCAGGATTCGACGCTGCTGGTCGATCAACTCGACGGATCGGCGATGACCGACGAATATCTGGACATGCTCGAATCGGCAGGGGTCGATATCTGGCAAGGTCACGGCATGTCCAGCTTCAGCAACGCGACCACGATGCTGAACTTCTTCGACAAACATGCAAAGCGGCTTGTCCTGGTAAAGAGCGTGCGCGACATCCGGCAGGCGCATCAGGACAGCAAGATCGGCTATCTCGTCGGGTGGCAATCGGCCACCTACCTGACCAACGAAACCGATGAGTGGGGCCTCCCCCCGATCGAGAATTTGCGGACCTTTTGGGAGCTCGGTCTTCGGATCTGCGGGCTGATCTACAACAACACCACCGTCTTCGGCGGCGGATCGCTCGATCCCACGCTCGGGCTCAGCCGTGCCGGCCGGCGGCTGGTGGAACAGATTCACAAGCAGCGGATCGTCCTCGACGTCGGCGGACACACCGGAGACCAGACATCCTATGATGCGATTGCCATGTCGAAAGGGGTGCCGGTCATCTGTTCGCACACCAACTTGCGGGCGATCGCCGACAACCCGCGCAACATGCCCGACAAGATGATCGAACAAATCGCCGCCAGCGGGGGCGTCATCGGCGTGACCGCCGTCAACGATTTCCACGCGCGGAGCCGGAAGGACGAGAAAATCCGGCTCACGCCGCAGGTCGGCCTGGACAAGCATCTCGATCAATATGATTATCTGAAGCGCCTGGTCGGCGTCGATCACATCGGGCTGGGATGTGACTTTATGTACGGGCGGGCGGATCTGACCCGGACCAACCCGCTGCTCTGGCCGCCCGACGCGTACAGCGCCGTGCCGCCGGCCGAAATGTTCATGGTCAAGGGCTATGAGAAGATCACCGAGCTGCCGAACGTGACACAGGGGCTGATGCAACGCGGCTGGACCGACGACGAAATCCGCAAGGTGCTGGGCGGCAACTGGCTGCGGGTTTACGAGCAGGTGTGGGGCGCCTGA